In Calonectris borealis chromosome 8, bCalBor7.hap1.2, whole genome shotgun sequence, the genomic stretch CCTGATTTATCATCCTACCTGTTCATAAGCCCAGAACTTAATAGCTGTTTCAGGAGCTATTTTCATAACATTTACACCATTTCCCCTCCAGAGGGATCGGACACCACCTTCTTTCAACATTTGCTTAAAACCACTGGCTATattcattttgtttgattttgaacCATGAACCTAAAAAAACCAAAGTCACAGTAAAGAACACAGTAAAGAATTAAATTGCTTAAATATATCAACTAGTAAAAACACATCCactattgaaaaaaatcttattttagtgGCACAAGTACTAtaatattttgtttacatttttgccAATATGACTATGGAAAGGACAATTTTTATGAACACAAAATACAGAAATTGTCAAAACATAAGTAGACCTCCAGAATTTAGATATTATATTTGGCCATCAGTTTTCCATAACAGTTTTCTCTAAAAACTGAAGTGATATACTGGAAACTAAAAAGTTCTTGAACATTGCACCTACCTGCATCATCACTTTAAGGCGATCTAACGGTGCTGTACCTGTTCGAGAGACAGCACCAGCCACTCCTCCTGCCAACAGCTGTTTCCACCACTGTCCagtctttttctcttcctccgtGAACTCATCTGGAACAGTCAAACTATCTCCTATATCCAACACCTATTAGAATCCAAAGCAAAGATGTGGAAATACCTATCTCATTCCATCATCTCAATTTTATCAACAGTTCTAATTCCAAATTAACCTACCACCTgagaatatgtaaataaaatgctagttaaaaataaaaaatacctctAATTTACATTCTATAATTAACTTGCTATGGATTGCTATTGCTTTTCAATGAATATCAACTTTTAATGACTTCTACATAGATATTGCGTAATAACACCACAGACCCACCATTTCAAAGATTGCACCATCATCATTAAAAATTATGACAAATTTCTGCCTTGAGTATAGCCCAAACAAAGACATTCTGTCATGATCAGTAGACCTTTACAGCCAGCACTAAAGCTCAAATGCTTATATGTTGCGGCTAACCTTTCGCTGGACAGCCTTCTGGGATTAGTTTGGTAATCTCCTAAGGATGCTAACAAGAGATTTCTCGCTCATGGTAATCTATTCACACATATGTGggatttccccttcccccccccccaacattttaaagtagctttttTATAGCTGATATATCAGAATATTCTATTTCCGGTAACTGCTGTGTATTATCTTACAAAATGAATGACAAGTTTGACTAGTGCTTTATAAATTTCCTTATCATCAGTTACACTGAAAGACATATTAATGACTTTTTTCAGCTATTAAAAGTTTGAAATTTCATTAAGAGGTGCATGTTTGTATTACTATTCAATTTGATCAAAGAAGAACATGACTATAGGCTTTAGTGATAAAGCTGTCCAAGACATAAGACTATGGAATCTCACATATCACTTAAACATAGTCTCTGGTCTTCATGTAATTTATAACCAAATATATGAGAAAAAATACACTGTAGATAATGCAAAGCCAATATTATGCATAAATTAAACTTATAAAGAAGGAAGAATGTTTTAATAACTGATAAGTACTGACCAGAAAGTGTGTTAACTGATAAACTCTTTTTTTAGCTACTGTTGATTTTAATTGTAGACACTACGTTCCTAATTTATGCTGCATTCCCTATCTGCTAAGTAGAAAGAATACTGTTTTGGTCATTTGGAACACAAGAATTGCGGGATGCAGATTACAGATATAGCCACTGGACAAACAGGATAAGCACCAACTATTCTGGATACTGAACATAGAACAGATTAATTGAAAAATCCTTTCATCCTTCTGACATTCGTGGTTTCCAAGTAAGGTGTCATCAGTTGCTCAACTACATGGAGTCATCGAAAGATCAATCAGACCTCTCAAAATATAAATTCAGTGTTCTTAGAGATATTATGCATGTCTACCAGGGTTTACACCTTGTGTCTACCTAGCCCTAAACACAACTAAGAAGAAAAGCTAAATTTGAGGGGGTTTACAACAGAAATGCCACAGCTACCAACTCGTAATAATTCTATGTCAATGGAGCTCTCTGCTTGGAAGAGTCTGACAGCAATtaaaattttacaataaaaacagTATTGGAAGAGCTGTCAGTGCCAGCCAGGCATGTGAGGTCTTACATCTGCTCTTATCTCAAAGACCAGCTGTGTTGCCGTATAGCTGGATTTTGCTTGCTGTGATAACTGGGTCATCAACCGACTGCAACACTGGAAGATCACAAGAGACTTCTAAAATTGCTTCTTGGGGGTAACTAATGACAttccataatgaaaaaaaatatagatcTTAGGTTTAAGAACAGTAATacaatgcattttattaaagctttgtattttccacattttattaaagctttgtttttttccacaaagtaAGCTGGGAACACGATTATCTGATCTCATAGCAGAGCTTCAAGTGTTTTCTTCAGCAAGCAGGGAGCTAACTCCCTTTTGGCAAGCATTTCTGAATTGAGGTTGTACAGTGTGAAACACTCAAAGCTTTCAGATCTCATAAACTGTTTTTTATTATGGAAATGCTGACTAATCCTTGAAGATATAAATGGTCTCACTATATTCAAAGAAACCTGTCTTTGCCTAACTTTATGGATTACTCCAATAATCTACAGGAAGGATATTTAGCAAACAGGATTACTATTGGTTTACTTACCTTATTATTTGTTCTTAAAAGTCAGTCACTGAGGTGGCAAGAGCTCCATtcaatagtaatttaaaaaaaatttatctgcACAGTGGATAGCCTATTGCTGTATATTCTGCCATTCTTAAATGAAATTCTATATCACAAAAGAGTGTGAGAACACGTGCACAGAAAATCATCACTTATGACACCAGTGATTTTATGATAACGATAATATTactatataaatacaaatactgaACTAATTTCAACATACGaaacaattaaaatacttctACAATTCGTTTCAACACATCAAAAGCACTGAACGCAGAAATGTACtgtaatgtgaaaagaaaaagatttaatatTGAGGTTATTATCTTTCTGTGGAATATcaccaaaggaagaaaagcattccTTCCTAAGAATTACTGATAATTATTGGCAAAGTTTAGATGAAGTTCTTTGTTCAGAAGAAACTCACATCACACTATGCTGCTTGTAAATGGGAGAGcacaaagtgaaaaggaaaaccaaacaattttaaatacagttatgCTTGAAATATAACAACTGTGAAGCTGTTATACTCAATATTGCAAATTAACCCAGTACAGGTGAACTTAAAAGCTGGACTAAGTTAAAAGACAAGTTGAACTTACAGTGGAATGTTTCCAATATCGAATTATTTCCTCAATGTCTGTAGCTGGGTTAAACATAAAGTGATCTCTCCACTCATTCCAGTCTACTGTCATTGTCCCATCAGCATcaatactgaaaagaaattgaACAAAACTAGATAAGGAAATAGTAGCGGGGatgtttttttgttctgttttgtcgcgccccccccccccccctttttttttttttaatattggctaTCACATCAGTGACAGCTGACTGTAAATTCCATATGGAGACTTCAAGGCTGAATCTGCCATGGTCTTTCAATACTATGGTTTTCTTATCCAAGTGCATCTGGCATATTCCATTTGAAAACATAATATAATGCTTCATTCTATCAACAGGACTTACAGGGAAATGAGATAACATTCTCCTCCCAGAACCAGATGTTCAAATAGTGACTAGACTTACTATCACCAAAGAACAGATGGAATATGTGAGAATTCCTATAAAGGCACCACTGAAGGTACCAACACCTTCCAAAGTTATAATCCCATTTATCCTGTTCTctgaattacaaaaatataataattaacaaTACAAAGCAGCTTAATGTACTTGAAGAAATAGCAATTCCTAACCTTTGCAGGatcttttctgcctgtttttccgAAATGCTTATACCCAATATCTTGAGGGACTGGACAACTTCTGATGCTTCAATTTTTCCTTGAAACATTAAaagaaagatgatacatatttaAAACATGGAACTTAATACACTTAGCACCTTGGAGCACCTAAATTCCATTGTAGAGAATagcaaagataattttaaatcaattaaaaCACAGATGATGTATTTTACTACAAGGACTGAGTGAAGGTAAGTACATTAAAATCATGCAACCAAATGAGATGGAAACATTCAGTGAGTTAAAAACTATTTTATCTTTAATAGATACTTAGAAACTTCCTTATAGTTTATCCACCTGGGGAACAAAGAGCCCCAGATCAACGGACCTGgaatataataaaaagaaaaaagactataataattcattttttcaatCCATAGTAAACTATAGTTATGATCCTATTAAGGAAAAGAAGTAGGAGTTCCATATTCACAAATTTTTGGCTCAGTTTAGACAAATAATATaattgaaaataacttttaatgcAGAATTTCATCAAACAATGTTTGaacaagtaaaataaatcaaGGCATACCATCATTGTTTTTGTCCAGGCTCTTAAATGCCAGTTTCATCTTTTTCTCATGATCTTTAAGATACCGCATAAATTCTTCAAAATCCAGCTGTCCATCCTGGTTAGTATCTccagctttaaaaattttctgttGAGAGAAAATTCAACATTTGACTTTTCCAAATTACAGCAGATCACAAAGCAACACCAGCATGGCAGCCCTGGCTTTAAGAAAAGCATCATATTGGTCACTTTGGGAGTCAGATCAGAAACACCTAAGCATACACTTCAGAgctatattttgttttcagaatttaacACATACTCAGTAttttcataaagagaaaaaacactcaGTAGCAAAGATAGATTTAAGAAAGCATTAATTATTCCTTACATAACGTTACTATTCAAAAATTTTAAGATTTCTTACCAGCACTGGCAAGTTACACCTACAGGTATCAAATAAtttgtggaggaggaggtgggggaccGGACAAAATCATGAAAGAGAACAACTTTAAGCCTGTGACTTTCCTGGTTTATACATGAAATTTGTGAATATGTCAGTAAAATTAAACACATACAGTCTTAACTATCCTCTTTAACCCAGTTTATTAATTATGAAtgataaagataaaaatacaaatagCAATTAATTGTTTAactgctgggggggaaaaaaaaaaatacaaaggtcTCGCCTGACCAGCACTTCCACCTCCCAGGGTTTGAGAAGGCAGGCCTTTCTGCTTCACACTGAAGCCCTGAAAAAATTGAAAGCAAACAACCAACCACAGACTTGTAACAAATAAAAGCACAACTATCTTCCATTTTTGCATGTTTCCTAGTCACTGTCGTGCAGGTAAGAAACATCTTCATGTAAAATTATCTACGAGTTGAATGCATGGTATGCAATTGCCAGCACTGCAGGAAACAAGTCTGAAATACAGCCTAGGCATACACTTCTCCATCAACAAAGGGCCAGAATACTTTACCATCTTTGTGtgtgaaaacatacatttttaaaaagggaaattacAGCAGCCCCCACTTCCACACTGCTGCCGTCTCCTCTGGCAGGATGCGCAGGAAGCGGGCAGGGAAatccaccccaaaaccctgctctAGAACACAAGATTTAAGGGGAAATTATGCCTCATATCTTCGTTTGGGCATCAGTCCCTGTGGTTTCCCTCAACGTGTGAAATCCTACAGGGGCAGCACTCCGTACAAGACGGACAGGAGACCAACCCGACAACACAATCTCTTCATTAATTTGCCGTAAGTTTCAGAGCACTTCAGGGTACACGTAAAGCATATGCCAAAAATTCTTCCAAATATCTTCTATTTTGCAGACTGCCTTGCGCAATTCTGGATAAAGTAACTCTCAACAAGATTTGCACAGCTGTTCTAATCTGCAAAATctggttttaataattttttttactccaCTATAATTAGCAGAAGTCCTCAAAAGACCAAAGTCCAGCAAGTTCTAGCCTACAGAAACTAAACATAAATGAAGTTGAAAACTCTGATGTATTTGTTGCAGgtgtctgaaaaaaattgaagacaTCTGAATACATTTATGTTGCCTCCTTTATCTTTCCTATCCCTCTACTAAAAGAAATGTACTTTAAtgtttaatcttaaaaaaaccaaaattcgTAAGTTTATCATACATTTCTCAACGGAAGGGAGGAAGACGATGTGGTACTTCACAGTGAGGtaagaagcaaaattatttacCTCCCATAATACAGCAAGTTATGCACAATAAAATCAACTGAAGTTACCACATACTCAGATAAAGGTGTTTGGTATCAGCTTAGAAAAATGGTGTTCTTAGTATATACTCGTAAGTCCAGCTTGATGGTCATTTCTATTAATAACCTGTCAACAAAAATATACTCATCAATTCATTTTCATGCCCTTGCCAATTTGGTTAGGGCTGTTCAGAATTTTCCGATTACTTAAAAAATAGTTTATGTTTATTGAAGTTTATGGATGCATTCTTGACCATGACCTTCTAACAAGAAATTAAGAAAGGCTAATAGATtaaccattcaaaaaaaaaaaaaaaaaaaaaaccaccattaaaaATTACTCTAGCCAGAAAAGAGTCCCACCCTCAAAGACACTGCAATCTCAACCTGTATTGTACTCCACGCACAGCACCTCATACCGCAGGATCTCAGTGCCCTGCTAGACTCCCACAAGCCACTGAGAAGAGTGGCAGCTATATGCGGCAGCTATACACACACTTTGAGTGAATCCTAATCAACGCAAATTGTTATTATTCCCTACTGCTATCTGAACTACATAAACAAAAATGTAGAACAAGGAAAGTGTTGTTCTGGCTCACAGATATGACAAAACTTTAACTAATTCCAATTACAAAACCTCCAATGCTGAGGATGACGTGAGCCAAAGAAAACGGAAATTCCTAGGAGGTTTAGAGAGCTGGCAATTAGTGTGTGTGAAAGGGGGCACCTTCCATTTCATCTGCCAAATGAGCGGATTTTATATTGCAACAACTAGAAAAGGGTAAGCACAAACACACTCTCCATTCCCTACTTTTGTTTTTAGTTATTTTCCAGACTTCAGGCCAGTCTCAGCCATGCTCAGTGCAGCAGAACAGAAGCGACAGGGAACAAGAACGTATGCTTTTCCTCAGCAGGCACATGCATTTTTCTCACATTACAAACCTAAAAGTTCACACAAACAAAAGCCTCTTGCTGTCTACGAAATGTACTAATTACGTAGGTATTGAAGTTTCAGATTAAAAACAGTAATTTGCAAGTTTGTGGAACAAACAGGAACGCTTAAAGGAGCTTGCCTTCCACTTGGAGGGCAGAAACTCCCTCATGGGGGGTTATATACGCCGTGGGCATCGCCAGCAGGAAGACACTTGATTCTGTGGCACACTAACTCCCAGGTACAAACTGCCCATTCACGGCATCAAATAATAATTAatgttgaaagggacctctggaggccatcgAGAACAACCCCGGCTCAAAGCACGTCTAATTAGATCAGGTTGTGCAGGACCACATCCAATTAAGTCTTGGACATCTacaggatggagattccacagcctcccCAGGCAACCTGTTCCTACATTCAATCACCCTCACTTCAGTTCAACAAGGAATCCAACTCTGCTGTTCTGCATTTAATATACTACCAGATTTTGCACAGTTGCAACCACTTGTCACTGTGCCACTTCCTGGTTCACCAACTTCTCTGATGGAGGAGAACtggatgcattttaaaacaggCATGCTTACAACAATAGAGCAGGAACCAAACTAGATGCCAGTCCTCACTTGGAAGTCCTGGGAAACAATGTTCAGTGTGCCTGCCACATAAAACCTGCCATTTCTTGTTACAGACTTACTGTGGGATCACCTCACTTTCATGTAAGCCCAGCCCCaagaggaaaatgtttatttttcaaggtgtgccatttcttttctcattgtcTAAAAACTGTAACcctaagaaataaagaaataaaagaaaccctAAAGAAATAAACCCTAATAAATTAACTAGATAAAATGAAATGGTAACCACGTAAAGAATTGGTAATTACTGATAGATACTGGAAGACGGTTTACATGATCTTTCCTTTTAATGCTACAGGTCTTCACACGTACTGACTACAATGCTCCTGTGCTGACCTATTTGGTCATGACACTGCTGCcttaccctttcttttttttttttttttttttttttaattctgctacttttgttctttttctgctgtATATTTTGTTAATACAGCTGCTTTCAAAGTCCTGCACAGCGAGGCAACACCACTGTGAAAAGCCACAAGTAGACTAAAACactgcagaattttatttttaaatttctgaattatATAAAGCATGTTGCAGTGTTGAATTCCTACTCCTCCAGAAGACCTCTGTATTTGGTGTGGAAACATAAGCCAGCAGgtctgttgaaaaaaaatcagaaaagttaCAGACAGATTTTATATACACCTAAAAATCCTGACGCTCTGTAAGTGGCCTGATGAATTATTAGATTACTCCGTGCCAAAGTTATGAACTTTAACACATTCATAGCTACAATGTAAAGACAAAGAATGCAAGACACTAGAAATCTTAATGCTTTTATGTAGACCTTTCTTTTAAATTCacagtttaatttttatattacttAGTATCATTATTTGTGTATCGTGTGTAAGCCTTCACATTCTGGTTACAAAACTGAATTGTGCATGAAAGGTGGGGCTGCTCAGTACAAATGATTACTAATCATCTATTCATTAGCTTGTTATTTCAGCTAATTGATATAatgtaaagaatatttaaaaggaaGTGATCCATCATCACCACTAGGTGTTTCTGGCTTCCTATCATGCTATCTACAAGACACAAGTAAAAAACCAACACTTAAGATATGTAATTGGTGCAATTAGCGATTCATTGTTCTGCAACCTATAACTAGAGTTCCAAAGGGCAGTTACAAATACTGCCTAGAAAAAACACCAGCACCACAGTAAGAACA encodes the following:
- the SLC25A24 gene encoding mitochondrial adenyl nucleotide antiporter SLC25A24 isoform X3; its protein translation is MFQLLRGFALPAAACDGSRDGDSRYANLFRKLDLNEDGRVDIAELQTGLRAMGIPLGKEAEEKIFKAGDTNQDGQLDFEEFMRYLKDHEKKMKLAFKSLDKNNDGKIEASEVVQSLKILGISISEKQAEKILQSIDADGTMTVDWNEWRDHFMFNPATDIEEIIRYWKHSTVLDIGDSLTVPDEFTEEEKKTGQWWKQLLAGGVAGAVSRTGTAPLDRLKVMMQVHGSKSNKMNIASGFKQMLKEGGVRSLWRGNGVNVMKIAPETAIKFWAYEQYKKILTKDDGKLGTVERFVSGSLAGATAQTSIYPMEVLKTRLAVGKTGQYSGMFDCAKKILKREGVKAFYKGYIPNILGIIPYAGIDLAVYEECLCRWALPCNSTKQGIYS